From the genome of Pukyongia salina, one region includes:
- a CDS encoding short chain dehydrogenase, whose translation MRILIIGGNGTIGRTVTSRLEEKHEVIIAGRTSGDVTVDIADLESVRRMFDSVGKLDAVVCIAGEAKWDHFDKLSEEDFYVGIKSKLMGQVNLVKVGKEFINPGGSITLTTGILADDPVEMTTSAAMVNGAIHSFVKAVVLELDNVRVNAVSAGVVEDAYEKYKDYFPGHNPVSMNKVVNGYIKSVEGKINGQVIRVIE comes from the coding sequence ATGAGAATACTAATTATAGGTGGAAACGGAACTATAGGGCGTACGGTCACATCGCGGTTGGAGGAGAAGCATGAAGTGATCATTGCCGGAAGAACATCGGGTGATGTTACGGTCGATATTGCCGATTTGGAATCGGTTCGTCGCATGTTCGATTCGGTTGGGAAATTGGACGCTGTGGTTTGCATTGCAGGGGAAGCAAAGTGGGATCATTTCGACAAATTGAGTGAAGAAGATTTCTATGTAGGTATAAAAAGCAAATTAATGGGACAGGTAAACCTGGTGAAGGTTGGAAAGGAATTTATCAACCCCGGAGGCTCCATAACATTAACCACAGGTATCCTGGCAGACGACCCGGTTGAAATGACCACTAGTGCCGCAATGGTGAATGGGGCCATCCATAGCTTTGTTAAAGCTGTGGTTCTCGAACTTGATAATGTTAGGGTGAATGCGGTTTCGGCTGGTGTAGTAGAGGATGCATATGAAAAATATAAAGATTACTTCCCGGGTCATAACCCGGTGTCTATGAATAAAGTTGTGAACGGATATATTAAAAGTGTGGAAGGCAAAATAAACGGACAGGTGATTCGAGTGATAGAATAA
- a CDS encoding PaaI family thioesterase, which translates to MEGTSIPYKMLSLDPFSSWLGIEILECEIGRCRVAMTVREEMLNSMGKAHGGITYALADTAFGFAANTHGKFAVSIETSINHIEAVEAGDYLIAEAVIDVTKTKLGFNVIEVKRGDEMVALFKGVVYRTAKDWE; encoded by the coding sequence ATGGAAGGAACATCCATACCCTATAAGATGCTATCTCTGGACCCGTTCAGTAGCTGGTTGGGTATAGAGATCCTGGAGTGTGAGATAGGAAGATGCAGAGTGGCCATGACCGTGCGGGAGGAGATGCTAAATAGTATGGGTAAGGCACATGGCGGAATTACATACGCGCTTGCCGATACTGCCTTTGGTTTTGCTGCCAACACCCATGGAAAATTTGCCGTTTCCATAGAAACTTCTATAAATCATATCGAGGCCGTGGAAGCCGGAGATTACTTGATAGCGGAAGCTGTGATCGACGTGACAAAAACTAAATTAGGCTTTAATGTTATTGAAGTAAAAAGAGGTGATGAAATGGTCGCACTTTTTAAAGGAGTGGTCTACAGAACAGCTAAAGACTGGGAGTAA
- the pcaF gene encoding 3-oxoadipyl-CoA thiolase, whose protein sequence is MKDAFIIDGIRTPIGNYKGTLSQVRTDDLGALVIEEVTKRNPNIPMEDYDDVIMGCANQAGEDNRNVARMALLLAGLPFTVPGETVNRLCSSGLSAIIHANRAIKAGDGDLFIAGGVENMTRGPYVIAKPSSAYGNDAKMYDSSFGWRFVNAKMHELYGTDGMGNTAENLVEKYKITREDQDAFAYWSQMKATKAQQNGRLGMEIVDVVIPQRKKDPIIFSEDEFVKPATTKEILAKLRPAFKKDGSVTAGNSSGLNDGAAATIIASEEALKKYDLKPLARIVSSAVVGVEPRIMGIGPVEASNKALSKAGLSMDDIDVIELNEAFASQALACIREWGLADDDPRINPNGGSIAIGHPLGVTGARIAYSAALELQQQNKRYALITMCVGVGQGYAAIIENPNL, encoded by the coding sequence ATGAAAGATGCATTTATAATTGACGGAATAAGAACCCCTATAGGGAATTATAAAGGTACCCTTAGCCAGGTGAGAACAGACGATCTGGGGGCCCTGGTAATTGAGGAAGTTACCAAAAGGAACCCCAATATTCCTATGGAAGATTATGACGATGTGATCATGGGATGTGCGAATCAGGCGGGGGAAGATAACAGGAATGTTGCTCGTATGGCGCTGCTGCTGGCCGGACTGCCATTCACCGTTCCCGGTGAAACAGTCAACAGACTGTGCAGCAGCGGGCTCTCAGCTATTATTCACGCCAATAGAGCGATTAAAGCTGGAGATGGCGATCTTTTCATTGCGGGAGGAGTTGAAAACATGACACGCGGACCTTATGTGATCGCGAAACCGTCATCGGCCTACGGAAACGACGCCAAGATGTACGATTCCAGTTTTGGTTGGCGCTTTGTGAACGCAAAGATGCATGAGCTATACGGAACCGATGGAATGGGAAATACTGCCGAGAACCTGGTAGAAAAATACAAGATCACTCGGGAAGATCAGGATGCATTTGCCTATTGGAGTCAGATGAAAGCGACAAAAGCGCAACAAAACGGGAGGTTGGGCATGGAAATAGTAGATGTGGTGATCCCACAGCGAAAAAAGGATCCCATAATCTTTTCTGAAGATGAATTTGTGAAACCTGCAACTACCAAAGAAATTCTGGCGAAACTGAGACCGGCGTTCAAAAAAGATGGCAGTGTGACTGCAGGAAATAGTTCGGGCCTGAACGACGGTGCTGCTGCGACCATCATTGCTTCTGAAGAAGCCTTAAAAAAATACGATCTCAAGCCCCTTGCGAGGATCGTAAGTTCTGCGGTTGTTGGCGTCGAGCCCAGGATCATGGGTATTGGACCCGTAGAGGCCTCGAACAAAGCGCTTTCCAAAGCAGGATTATCCATGGACGATATAGATGTTATCGAATTAAATGAAGCATTTGCGTCTCAAGCCCTTGCATGCATTAGAGAATGGGGTCTGGCAGACGACGATCCCAGGATCAATCCTAACGGTGGTTCCATCGCTATTGGACATCCCCTGGGCGTAACCGGAGCTCGGATAGCCTATTCTGCCGCGCTGGAATTACAACAACAGAACAAACGATATGCCTTGATCACTATGTGCGTAGGTGTAGGCCAAGGATATGCAGCGATCATTGAAAACCCAAATTTGTAA